A window of Bradyrhizobium sp. AZCC 1719 genomic DNA:
TTCTGCAATTGTTGTCGCAAATGCCTCGCGCAGCGCGCCTCCGACCCTAGCAGATGAACCTATCCTCTCAAGTCCGCTTCGTTCCTCCTGATCCAGCGAGTTTTGAACCGCCACATCGAACCAAAGCCCGGCATCCAGGTCGACCACGGGTTTTCCGGCCATAAAGTCAGTGATGTGTTGTTGAGCGGCCTTCCAATAGACTGAGTAAGCGCGCTCCATTTGGGCCCGCCTCGCCTCCGGCAACTGACCTATCCGCTGGAACGCATCTCTCCAAGGTTTCGCAACTTCCATTTTTGCGGAGCCAAGAGAAATTCCATCCGCCCAACGTTGCTGCTCTGCTTTCGAGAGAGCCAAAACGGACATCAACTCGGAATGGAGCGCTCCAAATGTTGTCGCGACGCTGCCGGGACGCAGCGTCTCGATCGTCGACAGTAGTCTCCTGATCTCGCCGTTAACGAGCGTAAATCCAATTAACCCAAATGTGATACCAGCTCCGTCGAAATTGCCAACGACTCGATCGAATCCGGTGCCTTCAAAATCGGAAACCAAATTGACGCAGACGTCGAACAGTGATGGGGCTGGCAGCCCCGTCAGAGTTTGCCATTGCTGAGCATCGATCGAGTTGCTTTGCGGCAACCCCTGTCCCGCCTGCCAGCGTCTTAACGCATCGCATGTAATTCTGCCGAACTCGCCGTCTGGCTCCATTGCCTGTCCCGCTTTAATCAGGGCAAGTTGCAGTGCCATCACGAGCGGGCCACTAGGTCGCCGGAACGGACCCGTCGGAAAACGGACAATTGCGCCAGAAATGCCGACGGGCGGATCTCCGGCACCGCTCGCCGGTCGACCTGCATTGCCACCTGTGCCTCCACCCAGACTAGCTTGGCCGGCCACAGGAACAGGCACCTTC
This region includes:
- a CDS encoding D-Ala-D-Ala carboxypeptidase family metallohydrolase — encoded protein: MATFIMPDIPEDALPDVLSDLARQPQFQVVKQTRQPNGLFTLEVAKVPVPVAGQASLGGGTGGNAGRPASGAGDPPVGISGAIVRFPTGPFRRPSGPLVMALQLALIKAGQAMEPDGEFGRITCDALRRWQAGQGLPQSNSIDAQQWQTLTGLPAPSLFDVCVNLVSDFEGTGFDRVVGNFDGAGITFGLIGFTLVNGEIRRLLSTIETLRPGSVATTFGALHSELMSVLALSKAEQQRWADGISLGSAKMEVAKPWRDAFQRIGQLPEARRAQMERAYSVYWKAAQQHITDFMAGKPVVDLDAGLWFDVAVQNSLDQEERSGLERIGSSARVGGALREAFATTIAEGSAPRWRKDVLARKMTYAVGQGTVHSSDYQLSDWGLTGAQRSPEQIASPSTIVQILGAGVSAASEVIFAPDEEAGEAASMTGPAVIPVVSDAAAATVVSPHAGWALYTKFVGFVATLGLRHFVADELLFLGNQNGAGSCKGLNEYPPEILWRNIAPTVAVLDKLREELGAPMHFLSLYRAPAYNRCIDGSATNSFHMRYQAIDFVCDVGRPSIWAGKLREYRSRGVFSGGIGVYSSFVHCDTRGVNRDWTG